ccagtctactattgcggcaaactcagttaacctcggtgaggactgactacatcgtcccgacggtaacattcaataggaattttgccactctctttccatctaaggaagagtggaataagggattctcattaaacaacttcgacactacagtctatacagatggttctaaaatggattgtggtgttggagctggtatatattctcatagacttaaaattgaaaaatctgtgcgcctccccaatacctgcagtgtcttccagacggaagtactggcaattggggaagcttgtaggctactaatcacagatttctcttttaagggcaatatcgctattctttcggatagccaagccgcaatccaggcactggattcagcgactacaacctcaatggtggtggaacaaagtaggtttagcctttccaccttgagcgaaaaacataatgttaccttaatctgggtcccaggacatcggaatattgaaggtaacgaaaaagcagatgaactggcaagagggggatctgccatgaataacgctcttgcagaaccggtattcacaccattaggtgcagtcaagagtacaatttccctaaaatacctccgaatggcggagtgtagatggaggggccagacgaaatgcaaaatcagcagaacgttatggcccacctacaaccttaaacaatcatcaatattgttaaacatgaaacgacgggatgcctggagactaacggcagtcataactggcttttggtctgtcggagaacaggcagccaaaatgggcatccctcacaacacatactgtcacagttgcaaacaaccggagaaaaaggaaacaatcttccatttcctctgtgaatgccctgccctatggaaggacagaatgttaaccctgggcaaaccgctgttcgaggagctcgaacaactgtctggcttagatgtcaacaacctaataaggttcctgaaccgcacagactgggtatagtcatgccgtaaataacaagttggtaacgaggatgtggcaacaaaatggtgcggaagcgctagttggattcaggatgaatcaccactctaaccaaccaaccaacacctTTCAGGAATAAAATGgtgaaatacataattttaattatccCTACCAGATGAATTATTATGATAGTGATGGAAATGTGTGCTTAGGCAGAAAAAACGAAAAGGAATTTTGTCGTCTTCTGATGAGAGCAGTGACGAAGCTGCAGAAATCAGTGATCAAGTTGAAGACGACAGGGATGAATTTCAAGAGAGAAGTGATGAAAATGGAGAATACAATgaatcagaaaaaaaagaaaaataattcaagttcAACATGGACGGCTGTAGGTACTAGAAAGGACACGAAGTATGGTTCTAATTTTGCAGAATATGAGATCTCATCACATGTTATCCTTGAATTGTCCTATGAGCTTTTAGACCTTGGATATCGAATTCATTAACGTTGCTGAAAAGTTGAGGACTCATTACACAGATTTAGTTGGCcgaatgagaaaaaataatgttggaagaagaaataataaacTCTTCCCTAAAGAAAAGAGAACACATTGAGAGGTATGAAGATAAGCTGATGATAATGAAATGacgagttaaaaaatatattttgatacTGAGTACAAGACATAACGGTAGTATgatagaaataaagaaaaataatacaataaaaagtcCGTCTGTAGTTTATGAATAACAAGAAAATGGGTGGAGTATATaatgggttattcaataggtgcgcttcaacttttttccgatagggagggcgaacgacgcaatattttttatttttcgcttgtcatttgtaaacttcattagtatacatttcatcatggaacgctacacacttgagcaacgattgcaaatcgtgcaaattttttatgaaaataatcgttctgttgctgctactttaagagcattacgcccattttacggtccatttaacaagccgtcccgttttggtctacagtaacaagccggcgacgatttgtgagctcagagccaatattgaacgcgaaagagtggtcgaaaattgggttcaacgattggacttcgtaaaacgtgcacgcggtggtcatgcaaaagaaatcgaatttcttacttaaatgtatatgttcaaactcgataataaaaaaaaattagttaaaaaagtcaaaccgtttgtgttttattcaaaaaagttcaaaagttgaagcgctcttactgaaaacccctataatAGTGATAGGATAATAGTTACATATTCTATGGGaaggtaaggttaggttagattgacctggctggctgaaagctatcacatagacctattgttCCTTAGTAGTActagatggagcttgacccttacgtttcctggTAGttggcttcttgtaataagcctgcgtcttttgcgaatctaagtaagctctgaagctctaaccccgagaggcattctaacctctcatattgtagagctcctaaacatttcattcgggttctagttaatgcagggcaagaacacaTGTAgaagagtttccctctcttttagttcattgcaaaatctgcagctagcATTGTTTacaattcccatcttgtatgcgtgtgccgctaacaaattgtggcctgtcagtatacctacgatagttctgctgtcctttctagacagggctagcACGAATCTGACGtgccctatgatcaaaaagcaccgggaatgtttaatttaaacgacccgcgcacgtgggaaccggtccataccatgagtaccttccatcgggccagacagtcaataaagaatattatttttaaacaattcttggattttgaatgatgataacgcgccatcgcaccgagctcaaattctgctggattatttgaccaaacaccaagtaaataccatcgtgcaagcaccgtattcacctgatatggaaggagaggagatcaaagtcaacagaggagatcaaagataatgcgacgaaggagctgaaggctaACCCTTCGTCGGCCTTCCAgtggtgcatggaggactgagtTAAACGTTGGTGcatgtgttgcttcagacgggtcatattttgaaggagataaaataaatttgcctgaaatttaactctgttatttaagcattcccggtactttcagatcatagggtatttaactgcattctgtgtacgagtacacatgattttcgcggttttacaagtggctagattattccacctcctgtctatctgtattttcatgtccgcagcgatgtcattgtatGCTGTATTTATAAGTTTCAGTGCGTCGTTTTTTGTTCGAATTatatgtaaacagcgcttttggcaatctcatctacaatctcgtttcctgcaatgtccgGGTACTCAATAGATgtgtaaccgtctgtctgcgCCTAGTCTCTCTACGGATTTCCTGGTCCTAAAAACGgttttagattaaatttcatttgagtttattgcctttattgccgcttgactgtcaacgtttatatgtatattggagttgctcgatgtctctgctagtgctatttctgcagcctttcctaccgcaaagacttctgcttaaaaaatactgcagtggtTAGGGAGCATAATTGGCCGCTTGATGTCTAGATCTGCGCAATAAATCCCTACACCTACTCCGTCTATCATTTTCGAGAagtcagtaaatatattaagcgtaTTGGGGCTAGGTTTCGTACCTCTTTTCTacccctcttcttctattgttctGTTCGGAATCTCTTCACCCAACATGGGAAGGAacgactaaaaaaatattataagacaATTTTTCTTCATCTCCTGGATATTATTTGTATGAACTCTtatttgatatataaaaaatataatggaaAATTAAACCGTAATGACTTATTACtgtaatatatcaaaaaaacgATTGCACCACATTTTGATAATTCATGAAATACATCTCCACTTGGTCGTTCAGCTTTATCTACACCTTTACGATTACTTGGAAAGCATTTTCCTGACTTAGTACAAAGTACAAAAGTATAATCAAATCCTGCACTCAGATGTTCATACTGTTCAAAAAGTAATATTAGGAGAGGACCCAGATATTGGTGCCCAATTTTGTGCAGCACCTTGCTTTAAAAACTATCATtgaatgcatttaatttaaatttttaactaagATTTGACTTTTTGTAACTTAGATTTCTTGAAATTCAATTGACCTTTATTGCTTCTGTTTAATTCCCATAATGCCTTAATTTTATCTTTATGTGATATATTCTATTTTTATCAATCGCatacataaattttgtttgttattttcatttttcatgtaatttcaaattttttatagtagTAGTACAGAGTAAGACTTAGGCCaacgaataaaaatatatattttctaaaaaaaccaACACGCAACGTTTTATTATCAGTCACAGTCACGACTTTCACAGGCAGAATCATTTTACTCTGTTTATGTCGAGTATTCTCGTCTTCGTTGGAAAATAGGGAAAGGGTTAAACTCGCAATATGCCTTGAAATGTAAGGTCTTGATCAAGCGATAGTGGAGATCAAGTTTTTTAATTGAGAATCAAGAGAGTAGGCGTCGAGTACGTAAACGCGTCACATGCTCTCGAGCCTTAATCATAACTAACGGAAGCATAACTAAACATGGATTAAGTGCATcacaaattgtaaaaaaattacaacatccAATAGGTAAACGAGGAGTTCAACTAATTTTATCTGCAAACCAAAATATAAAGTGGAAAACCCTTTGAAAAGACCCCAACTTACCCAATCAAATAAAGTGACCAGACTAAAATTTGCAAAAGAGCACATGAGTTAGCTTGAAAGCTGGCGCAATATTACTTTTTCAGATGAAAACAAGTTTAATTTTAATGGCTCTGATGGTTTCAGCTATTACTGGAAAAATCTTCGCCAAAAGAACCCACTAAAATCAGTCCGAATTTCGAAGGCGGTTCCATCATCATATGGGGAACATTTTCGTACCATGGAAAGCTGAAATTATGgttaattacaacaaaaatgaacCTGAAAAATGTATTCAGATGTTAGATGACGTGCTCATTAACTATTTGGAAGAAAACGCGGATACTGAGTTTACATTTCAATAAGAGTTCTTTCCTTCCCAATCAATACCCTTACATGGCTGGCCAGCCAGAGGTCCCGACATaagccccattgaaaatgtttgggaaCAAGcactaaaaatatcaattttgcaAACGTGGCTGGATTTGGACATAAATACACTGCGGAAATTAATTGACTCACTACAAAATAGAAATTTCCAGACTATAAATCAGAATGGAggttcaacaaaatattaaaagcacAATATAAGCATgttttgaaccatggaaagatacacaatcgagcaacgcgttaaagttattcaggcttactatatatgaaaacgggcgttcaaatcaatcggccgttcgaagaaaatcatcttcagtgatgaggcacattttcacctcagtggattcgtcaataagcagaactgccgcatttgggcgaatgataatccaagagtgatttccgaaaaaccaatacacccacaaagagtgactgtttggtgcagtttatgggccggcggcattattgggacgtattttttccaaaatgaggccggtcaggcagttactgtgaatagtgttcgatatcgtgagatgataacgaactttttatggcccgaattgaaagatatggatgtggacgatttATGGTTTCAATAGGACGGGGCAACTTGTCATACAGCTAAGGAAACAATgcctcttttgcgcgaaaaattagATGGCCGAATAATGTCACGGCGATGTCAGTTgtccgccaagatcatgtgatttgacaccgttggacttctttctttggggttatttgaaagaaaaggtgtacgtcgataagccagcaacaattcaaatatacctcagcgtcatcgaaaatttagaccatcggatggaggtgtgccgccgagaccgcggcggccatttggccgatattttgttccatacgtaattgagccataccaatattatcataataaagagaaataataataatttcttaaaaagattgtattttattcaaaatcaacaccggcccttaaaacttaaccactctttataaacatgtaaattttaattttaattgcatgCGGCTTAGCAAAATTCCTTCACTGTATTGTAACCTCCTTACATATGCGAAAACATAATTTTGTGAAAACTTctcaattttgaatatttctaaGTAAAATGCATATGCATTCAGAAGACTGTAATAGTCACTTttaacaagaatgatagagttCGGtacacataaatttttattataaaagaaagAACTATTTCCTGAACAGCAAAACAAGCAacctttgtaaaaaaatattaaaaattaagattaGATTGATGTAAACATGGAAGAGGAAAAAATAGGAAGGAagagttatttgtaaaaaattaaagcaaaactcTACAATTACTCAGCTCCCCAACTAATTGTACCAAATTGACTGAGAACCGGTAGCGGCACCGCGTAAGTGCCACATTCTGTATTATCTCAACCGTGACTATTCGATGCTATCGTGATTAATGACATGTCGgtgtaaataatttgaaatgacAGATATTTGTGGAAACGATGATAGAATATTGTTAAGttacaaaatatctataaaaagtaAGGGTatgtaagtataagtataaaaaaCCCACTTTCCTAAACACTAATGAACCTTACGTCgcctctaaattttttttaattacaaattctAACAAATATTACTCAACAGGTAGTAGCACATACATACAGTCatcgtcaaaagaaagtggacaaaaattttgactatttactttttaattaatcttttttataaaactatagtTTATGCTACAACTAAAACCATATAAAGGAAAGTTTCGAACTTGGtataaaatgtgtgaaaattcgggaatttttatcaatatttcaaacttcgtttttttaatttttagaacaatttcgggcatgcagttttatagatcattgaattttggtgtcataaagtgcaagtttcgaTTGGTTCGAAAATCGCGTTGGTTTTTGACAGCTTTTTTTAGCGACGGTGTtgctgttttcttccatataaaaaaaatgtggagtaaaaattcttaaaaatcattaaaaaaaaaaaatataataaataattgtcgcgtacatttctgttaggtgcttgaccgagctcctcctcatatttgtaacGTGCGGCTTGATGTTTTCCCCAAATcgcgggacctacagttttaagccgaatccAAACGGAAGatcttttttatgagcagctttttcacggcagaaatcccccggattgccattgcctgccgaggggtgaccgatTTTAGAATAAACTTTTTCAATTTGCTGTTTCAAGCACGGAAATGTGAACCTAGGCATCCAagtatgttgaaaattttttatatatatatttttttaatttatactaaATAAGTTCAGAAATGAagcattacaatatttttttttcttccttatttcacttctcttgggagcatagggcctctacAAAGCTTTTCAACTTTCCCGCTGCCGGTCTGTTATTTTTGCAGTGTCCCGCGTTATATTGGCTGCTGGAAGTTCTTCTTCAAGCGTTTTTTGGGCTACCGCAACTTCTGTTGACTTGTGTGTTCCATTCTAGCGCCACTCTAGTTAAGCTATCAGGAGGCTTTCTTAAGTGTGACCTAACCATCTCCATTTTCTTCTCTTGATTTGCGTAGTTATGATCTCTTCGTTGGTTAAGTTGGAGAGCTCTGTATCATATTTGGCAGAATATTCTACCAATGATTTTTAGGCATTTGTTggtgaattttaatttacagAGAAGTAGcttcgttttcttttttgttgaaataagtgaagttttttataaaatgtgtcAATTTTATTAGTCCTCGAAAATTATGAGGTCATATGGCAGACCACATTTAGAGTGTTATtgaccaaaaatttttaaattttcacaaatatttagcCATGGGTGTTAAGGGGctacaacattttttacatttattatgaatttagaAACTTTGacccgctattaaaaaaattcaaaagagcTGGGTTAAACTTTgttctacaaaaattatttattcttcGTGCACTTTCTTGTAAAATTAAAGCGTATATCTCTCTAACCCTCCGAAACCAACCCCAATGAAATCTTTAGTATAGCGTTCACAAAGCAGACCCGAAAAATCAAATTATAGCATTGTTGTGATTTGAGTTTTATGAAGATTTTTAAAGTTCTTCTAACAACAACGTAATCCCAAGTTATCCCTATGATAGCAAAAAGTTTATTTACGATTTAAAGCGTAGATGAAGGGGTTAAATAATGAAGTTGTAATGCAAACGGAAAGCAACTGTTTTCGACTTTAGTCTTACCTTTCGCAATATCAAGAAACCAATTAGTGTACCAAACATGGGCACCATATGACCAACCGTCTCGTAAAAGGTGAAATCTCGCACAGTCCAGTGGAATTTTTCGCGCACAAACAAATAGAAGACCGTCATGGCGCCATctgtaatgatttttttttataaatgaagagGTAATTACAAATGTCTCAAAACAGCTGCGAATTCCCCATCGCCTTCTGTTGTATACAAgtgcaataaaattataaacatataaaatagaCATACGTAAGCTTATACAAATGTATGaagatatgtagatatgtagagGTGTCCATGCAACTCACCAAGCACAAAGATCGATAGAAACATGGTACCAGTTACAAGCCAAATAATGCTGCGATCATAGAAGGGCCGAGTTTTAAAGCAAGTCACCAGCATATCTTTGATGTGCACGTAACTGAAAAGTCCTGCCTTTTTAGATTTCTCCATTGGTATCTCCTCAGCTTTGTGCTTCTCACTGGTTAAACCATTCGCCACAGAGCTAAGGCCTGCTTCTTTTGCCTTTTCACACctatttaaatcttttttgaCTTCCTTTGCGGTTTCGTTTGACTCTTTCAGTGCATCTTCTGCTGCTGTTTCTACTACTTTACCCTTTGCATCTATTGCGAGTACACTTTTCCGCTTTCCTTGGGTTTCCACTTTGGAATTGCTGACGTTGTCTAAAGCGATATTTTCTCTGTGCTTTCCATTCATGTttggttttgtatttttatcacAGCATCCATTCAAATCCTCACTTAAATTTAAGCTCTCCGGCACGCAGGCCACAATGAAAACTGTTGCGCCGCACATCAGCAAACCGGAAATGATGAAAGTAGTTGTGGCACCAGTAGCAGCATAGACGAAACTTGACAGCAAAGAACCGCTCATCAGGCCAATGGAAAAGAATGCTTCCATGAAAATCATTCTGAAATAAGACAACAAAGTTATAGTTGTGTGAGTGTGAGTATTGTAACTTGTGTACAATTTAGTGTCCGTTTCTAATATTAGTGTGGGGAGAAAGaagtccattatttttgcgtaacattttggcgcaaatggtttaaaactgttttgtgGTTGagctttagctcctgggcgatgctacgactactaacatgccggccaacttcgattatttctgtagtTCTATCGACAATTTCTTTAACaccgaatgcaataaaaattatttatttttatgtagaagAAACGTACTTTTATCTAATAAAATGTACGAGTTCGTACTTTGAAACCTCGGTAACGAAacgccaaatgatagaaaaagtggttTTTCAATAGCGGGCGTCCCTTGGTCGATAGGTAATGACAAACGTTAGAATATATTTATGCCATGAGAAAAAAGCGTCTCATAAACAAACCATCTGCCTGTCGAAGCACAAACCACAAATtaaaagaggaggagctcggcgaaacaacCAACAAagcgtgtaagcgccaattgtgTATTTACatgcacttatacatatgtacttattagTATATCATATGAGGTGTAGATCAAAGACTTCATACGAACCTGTAGGGTCTTGTCTTAGTATCCGTCACATCAGATATGAAGCAGAAAGCTGCCACGGAGAACACACAATTGCCACCTAAAACGGAATGTGGCACCACAGCCAAAACATAGTACCAGGGATTCACCGGTTGATAGACGGCTATTTGACAAATCACTGCAGCGATGATGTAGGTGAATGAGAAGCCTATTGGAATTGTGCACATGAGTATATAGTAAATCTATtaaagaaatatgtacataatgaAGTAATCAATATTGCCATACCTATCATTGATATGACCAGCAATGGCTTGCGGCCATAGTGATCCGACCATGAGCCTATGAAAACGCCACACAGCGCCGGCACAATACTCTCCAAAAGTGTGCGTATCATAAACAGATTTGCGACGTATGGCTGCACTTCGGTTTCAATTTGCTATAATTATGTacgtaagtaaatatttatattacaaaaatcaggtgaaatgaaaacaaagagacatgtagaaatgtaaaaaacatgttttatttttgttataaacaaaagctattaaaagtttttatgcgtacatatttatacgatatatacatatgtatgtggttaTGCATAAGTGTACGTTACTGTGCATGGAATTTATAGATTCCCCTCACGAAAATTTAagctaataaataattttggtatttcagcTGGCGCAAATGAACTACGACGCTGTATTAACAAGTTTTCCAATAGgttcataaaaattgtatatttaaataaaaacactcaCTTAAATTTGATTGTACGACACGTCAACGTTATTCGAGGTTTACTTTTACGTTTATTATGACGAAGCTCACGAGCGAGAAATGTTCGGAAAACCTTAAATATTACTATCGAAATTCTGAATAGGTGCTGACTGCTTGAAATCTGGCTACTTTAAGTTTCTGGTCGTAATAGCCAtgctaaaattaataaattcgagTCAGCACATTCACTATTGACTATTCCTGTGCCGGTGAGGCAGTACACTAATTGAGTATACACTTTTATATTTTCCGTAAAAAAAGTCTGCCTCAGTGCAAAAATAGTCAAATCGGTCAATCCAATGCCGCTTACATGGGTTGAGAGACTTTAGTCGACATTATGACTAATCTTACCTAAAGATCTAATCCTACTctctgtaaaaattaaaatcaaattatcACAAGAGATGAGCATCAAAACTTCTCGAGCTTTGCAAGTATTAGCGAATATTATGCAGAAAAGAACTGATTGCATTTCgggtattttttaagagcttgataacttaaaatgataatgcaaaacagaattttttgtattataatctggtagttaattttatatttattttttttatatgatatccggcatatgtccgccgggGCTACGAGTTACACCGTTAATTTTATTAGCCCATTTTTAGGCAACttcttccaataaatctgaataataaatctaaatgagcccaataaacaaaaatgtgacgcaaacgatggtcatttggcttcaattcttgcacgagctgtattttataggcacttaAGCCAGGactcgcggccgccgtagccgaatgggttggtgcgtgactactattcggagttcaaagagaacgtaggtttgagtctcggtgaaacccctaaatgaagaaacagttttttctaatagcggtcgcccctcagcgggcaatggcaaacctccgagtgtattt
The sequence above is drawn from the Anastrepha obliqua isolate idAnaObli1 chromosome 4, idAnaObli1_1.0, whole genome shotgun sequence genome and encodes:
- the LOC129245657 gene encoding uncharacterized protein LOC129245657 produces the protein MVQKVTSAMIARIKQLQWGKIFYMYYVEPIVFMLVFAHSLSGTILRNQIIYQACTTIFHYNDSICIELGTKNASEQATQIETEVQPYVANLFMIRTLLESIVPALCGVFIGSWSDHYGRKPLLVISMIGFSFTYIIAAVICQIAVYQPVNPWYYVLAVVPHSVLGGNCVFSVAAFCFISDVTDTKTRPYRMIFMEAFFSIGLMSGSLLSSFVYAATGATTTFIISGLLMCGATVFIVACVPESLNLSEDLNGCCDKNTKPNMNGKHRENIALDNVSNSKVETQGKRKSVLAIDAKGKVVETAAEDALKESNETAKEVKKDLNRCEKAKEAGLSSVANGLTSEKHKAEEIPMEKSKKAGLFSYVHIKDMLVTCFKTRPFYDRSIIWLVTGTMFLSIFVLDGAMTVFYLFVREKFHWTVRDFTFYETVGHMVPMFGTLIGFLILRKVFSMSVVTLALISFLSEVISSIVRGVASEAWHLYLAVALGVFKSIGGPMCRTIVSNIVPATDLGKIFSIKNVLQSIAPFLAAPLYTVIYKESLKTFPGLFNIVSAALYAIAFVFLIIVLRFKYSYREHYAAILK